In one Amaranthus tricolor cultivar Red isolate AtriRed21 chromosome 8, ASM2621246v1, whole genome shotgun sequence genomic region, the following are encoded:
- the LOC130820742 gene encoding pentatricopeptide repeat-containing protein At4g38150-like: protein MAIAPLLRRRFFSFHPSSSSLIKHLYFTSQIPPISSPFSKNTSNFPPFPSPNLITRSFTSSIQTPLLPNPTPRSISSHQTPFDYESDSEPDSESKPTEHNNNDLPPPYDPFNKKRKDPKNLQEVFRKMRTEGLMNNAVKMFDEMSKDGLTHEALEMFREIKDKGKLPDVVGFTAVIEAYANAGKCKDAHKVYLKMLASGVLPNAYTYSVLVKSLAGGGMLLEVKKYVLEMLEKGMRPNAGTCVAVFEAFVREKEEEEGRELLKEMKGRGFIGDEKSVREVLKGKRGPFVRYVMDTLFAK from the coding sequence ATGGCGATTGCTCCACTTCTCCGACGTCGTTTCTTCTCTTTTCACCcatcatcttcttctctcaTTAAACATCTTTACTTCACCTCTCAAATCCCTCCTATTTCTTCACCATTCTCCAAAAATACTTCCAATTTCCCTCCATTTCCCTCCCCAAATCTTATTACAAGATCATTCACATCCTCTATTCAAACCCCACTTCTCCCAAACCCAACGCCACGGTCAATTTCATCCCATCAAACTCCTTTTGATTACGAATCCGACTCCGAACCCGATTCCGAATCTAAACCTACCGAACATAACAACAATGACCTTCCACCCCCTTATGACCCATTCAACAAAAAACGCAAAGATCCCAAAAATCTGCAGGAAGTGTTCCGTAAGATGAGAACAGAGGGACTTATGAACAATGCAGTCAAGATGTTCGACGAAATGTCTAAAGATGGATTAACACATGAAGCATTGGAAATGTTTAGGGAGATTAAAGATAAGGGTAAATTGCCTGATGTAGTAGGTTTCACTGCTGTAATTGAAGCTTATGCTAATGCTGGGAAATGTAAGGATGCTCATAAGGTGTATTTGAAGATGTTGGCATCTGGGGTTCTTCCTAATGCTTATACTTATAGTGTGTTAGTTAAATCACTTGCTGGAGGTGGGATGTTGCTGGAGGTTAAGAAGTATGTTTTGGAGATGTTGGAGAAGGGAATGAGGCCCAATGCTGGGACTTGTGTGGCGGTTTTCGAGGCGTTTGTGAGGGAGAAGGAGGAGGAAGAAGGTAGGGAGTTGTTGAAGGAGATGAAAGGGAGAGGATTTATAGGAGATGAAAAGAGTGTTAGGGAGGTTCTTAAGGGAAAAAGAGGACCTTTTGTTAGGTATGTAATGGATACTCTTTTTGCAAAATGA
- the LOC130821227 gene encoding GATA transcription factor 1-like has translation MESLNTAALMEDFLDFSEEDDDETPQTSTNHHRTFSLLRSHSFPEFVEEEELEWISNKDTFPMVESLVDFMPSTITDNYNGISISNSTNSNSTSHLSPISVLENCSGGFNGNVSHGRSFNNGNMMMINFPCNFKVPGKARSKHGRKRRDMLGPQFQHWPVHDKVVKKPGAAKFSSVIGRKCLHCGAEKTPQWRAGPKGPKTLCNACGVRYKSGRLCEEYRPASSPTFSPEIHSNSHRKIVEMWKKKTNNGSRLNPANAG, from the exons ATGGAGTCCCTCAACACAGCTGCTTTAATGGAGGATTTCCTCGATTTCTCCGAAGAAGACGACGATGAAACTCCTCAAACTTCTACCAATCATCACCGCACCTTCTCCCTCCTCCGCTCCCACTCTTTTCCG GAAtttgtggaggaagaagaattgGAGTGGATATCAAACAAGGATACATTTCCAATGGTGGAATCATTAGTCGACTTTATGCCAAGTACTATTACCGACAATTATAATGGTATTAGTATTagtaatagtactaatagtaatagtaCTAGTCATTTGAGCCCGATTTCCGTGCTCGAAAACTGCAGTGGTGGGTTTAATGGAAATGTTAGCCATGGGAGGAGCTTCAACAATGgaaatatgatgatgattaatttCCCATGTAATTTTAAAGTTCCGGGCAAAGCAAGGTCGAAACATGGAAGGAAAAGAAGGGATATGTTAGGACCACAGTTTCAGCACTGGCCGGTTCATGATAAGGTTGTTAAAAAACCCGGAGCTGCGAAATTCAGCTCTGTTATTGGACGCAAGTGCTTGCATTGTGGGGCGGAGAAGACCCCACAATGGCGAGCTGGCCCTAAAGGGCCTAAGACACTCTGCAATGCGTGTGGGGTGCGGTACAAATCAGGCCGTTTATGTGAGGAGTACCGCCCTGCTAGCAGCCCAACATTCTCCCCAGAGATTCATTCGAATTCCCACCGGAAGATTGTTGAGATGTGGAAGAAGAAGACGAACAATGGCTCTAGGCTAAACCCAGCCAATGCTGGTTAG